A window of the Corallococcus soli genome harbors these coding sequences:
- a CDS encoding RNA polymerase sigma factor, which yields MSGRVLGLARPGQGAGAPTDEALCGAFLAGDAAAFGQLFERHRGLVFALVRRYTTSAEDAADLTQQAFLRALEASRRVFARFNPATPAPFRPWLVRVALNLAKNHARQGFRWRPVLVEAVTDDVAGDVGESVEATLERAQRGQQVRKAVLALPRRQREVLTLRVDGGLPFKDIAQTLGITENNAKVQFHHAVKRLKADMAVTPGEKP from the coding sequence GTGAGCGGACGGGTCCTAGGACTGGCGCGGCCCGGGCAGGGCGCGGGGGCCCCCACGGACGAGGCCCTGTGCGGGGCCTTCCTGGCGGGGGACGCGGCGGCGTTCGGCCAGCTCTTCGAGCGGCACCGGGGTCTCGTCTTCGCGCTGGTGCGCCGGTACACCACCAGCGCGGAGGACGCGGCGGACCTCACGCAGCAGGCCTTCCTCCGGGCACTGGAGGCCTCGCGCCGGGTGTTCGCGCGCTTCAACCCCGCCACGCCCGCGCCCTTCCGGCCCTGGCTGGTGCGCGTGGCGCTCAACCTGGCGAAGAACCACGCGCGCCAGGGCTTCCGCTGGCGGCCGGTGCTGGTGGAGGCGGTGACGGACGACGTGGCGGGCGACGTAGGGGAGAGCGTGGAGGCCACGTTGGAGCGAGCCCAGCGCGGACAGCAGGTGCGGAAGGCCGTGCTCGCCCTGCCCCGGCGCCAGCGCGAGGTGCTGACGCTGCGGGTGGACGGCGGACTGCCGTTCAAGGACATCGCCCAGACGCTGGGCATCACGGAGAACAACGCGAAGGTGCAGTTCCACCACGCGGTGAAACGCTTGAAGGCCGACATGGCCGTGACACCAGGGGAGAAGCCGTGA
- a CDS encoding chemotaxis protein, whose amino-acid sequence MSPVSFLRVVTVLLLAALLGGCAGLGPQRSELTARVGRSDVSVAALRVRVRDLARRFSGLLEATADDLSVRSDSPRVSSAMLRFKANAVPTMQSVLFQPDPVAALLDAWALLAQIQDALPRYAEGAPPELMSHAQEALADMESQLEAVWREVTGREDVSRARELVHGWAAQHPLTGPLVTRVSTAPLLASVTEASGGGLRSTAAGLVEDTRDLTARVDLYATSLPRQARWQAELVADDALNSPLLQSSLAELGRTVDLLERVGTVAANTPALIAHERRAVLDALHAERLDLQGFVTREREAVLADVGRERQAVVDALHAERVAALQQVDGLARGWVDHAFNRLGPLVDRVFLWLGLLVVLVGAGGLLGAWGLARALRRAR is encoded by the coding sequence ATGTCCCCTGTCTCCTTCCTCCGCGTCGTGACCGTGCTGCTGCTCGCGGCGCTCCTGGGTGGGTGCGCGGGGCTGGGGCCCCAGCGCTCGGAGCTGACCGCGCGCGTGGGCCGCTCCGACGTGTCCGTGGCGGCGCTACGCGTCCGCGTGCGCGACCTGGCCCGGCGCTTCTCGGGACTGCTGGAGGCGACCGCGGACGACCTCTCCGTGCGCTCCGACTCCCCCCGGGTGTCCAGCGCCATGCTGCGCTTCAAGGCCAACGCCGTGCCCACGATGCAGAGCGTGCTCTTCCAACCGGATCCCGTGGCCGCGCTCCTCGACGCGTGGGCGCTGCTGGCGCAGATCCAGGACGCGCTGCCCCGCTACGCGGAGGGGGCTCCGCCGGAGCTCATGTCGCACGCGCAGGAGGCGCTGGCGGACATGGAGTCCCAACTGGAGGCCGTGTGGCGCGAGGTGACTGGCCGGGAGGACGTGTCGCGGGCGCGGGAGCTCGTGCACGGCTGGGCCGCGCAGCACCCCCTGACGGGACCACTGGTCACGCGCGTGTCCACCGCGCCGCTGCTGGCCTCCGTCACCGAGGCGTCCGGTGGCGGCCTGCGCTCCACGGCGGCGGGGCTCGTCGAGGACACCCGCGACCTCACGGCGCGCGTGGACCTCTACGCGACCAGCCTGCCCCGACAGGCCCGCTGGCAGGCGGAGCTGGTCGCGGACGACGCGCTGAACTCACCCCTGCTCCAGTCCTCGTTGGCGGAGCTGGGCCGCACGGTGGACCTGCTGGAGCGCGTGGGCACGGTGGCCGCGAACACGCCAGCGCTCATCGCCCACGAAAGGCGCGCGGTGCTGGACGCCCTCCACGCCGAGCGCCTGGACCTCCAGGGCTTCGTCACGCGCGAGCGGGAGGCGGTGCTCGCGGACGTGGGTCGCGAACGGCAGGCGGTGGTGGACGCGCTGCACGCGGAGCGGGTCGCCGCGCTCCAGCAGGTGGACGGGCTGGCGCGCGGCTGGGTGGACCACGCCTTCAATCGGCTGGGGCCGCTGGTGGACCGGGTCTTCCTCTGGCTGGGGTTGCTGGTGGTGTTGGTGGGCGCGGGCGGGCTGCTGGGCGCGTGGGGGCTCGCGCGCGCCTTGCGGCGGGCCCGCTGA
- a CDS encoding zf-HC2 domain-containing protein, with protein sequence MGACVEYEEQASLHAAGALEGEEATRFRSHLESCAACQAEVASTQALLGLVALPPQTAIEARAQEGLGARTLSAWRRDQARRWMGRRALGSLAAVAAVVALMLGPSALERLRAPRAVAPDTGRVAQTAAPGDDLDAETVAAFEAWAGLEPLDADALASLSDGEDELVDGDFDLGEAL encoded by the coding sequence ATGGGTGCGTGCGTGGAATACGAGGAGCAGGCGAGCCTCCACGCCGCCGGGGCGTTGGAGGGAGAGGAGGCCACGCGCTTCCGCTCCCACCTGGAGTCCTGCGCGGCCTGCCAGGCGGAGGTGGCGTCCACCCAGGCCCTGCTGGGGCTGGTGGCGCTGCCGCCCCAGACGGCCATCGAGGCACGCGCGCAGGAAGGCCTGGGCGCGCGGACGCTGTCGGCGTGGCGCCGCGACCAGGCGCGCCGGTGGATGGGACGCCGGGCCCTGGGGTCGCTCGCCGCCGTCGCCGCGGTGGTGGCGTTGATGCTGGGCCCGTCCGCGCTGGAGCGCCTGAGGGCGCCCCGGGCCGTGGCGCCGGACACGGGCAGGGTCGCCCAGACCGCGGCCCCCGGCGACGACCTGGACGCGGAGACGGTGGCCGCGTTCGAGGCATGGGCCGGGCTGGAGCCGCTGGACGCGGACGCGCTGGCGTCCCTGTCCGACGGCGAGGACGAGCTGGTGGACGGGGACTTCGACCTGGGAGAGGCACTGTGA
- the uvrA gene encoding excinuclease ABC subunit UvrA, protein MHKTHLVGARTHNLKDLSVDLAEGEFVCITGVSGGGKSSLALDTLYAEGQRRFVESFSPYARQFLERLERPPMVALEPVAAGVAVDRRAPVKSSRSTVATLADVEPYLSALFTREAMPVCPDCGLEAVRTDARVAAQAALREHPDATGVFTFPVRIPDTSAFLDARARLLKDGYHRLMAQGEVKELETLKPGEATDSAGVAQVVVDRVKLSDANLSRVTQALEDAWARADGEALLHLQESAPKRLRRGLVCPKCAREFEPARPGLFSYQSPVGACAPCRGFGRTIGIDWGKVIPNPSLSLSEGAIRPWSGQSTSWERDMLQRWCRQKGIPLDKPWEKLTAAQRESVLEGSGGYDEGRAYPGVRAWFKWMEGRTYKMHVRVLLARYRAYTLCGDCHGARLNEQARAWRVGGLDLPGWHGLELTEGLTRLEALKTLTGQGDLARRELAGRLRYLQRVGLGYLTLDRPARTLSGGEAQRVSLTAALGTSLTGALFVLDEPTVGLHPGDVPPLTEAIAELAERGNIALVIEHDPLVIRSAHRVLELGPGAGRHGGALCFDGTPEALAKRQDLPTGRMLAGGTEAPRKPRARTGELVIREAREHNLKDVSVRVPLGVLCAITGPSGSGKSTLMDEVLYRHLARGLGVKDVETPGDVAAVEGGAQVEAITFVDQSPLGRTSRGNAATYTKAWDRLRERFASEPEAEVRGLTSAHFSFNVDKGRCEACAGEGYETVEMQFLADVALLCAVCRGRRFKEEVLAVRHHGFSVAQVLEMTLDEVLQHFGDDAALKRTLGPAQRLGLGYLPLGQPLSTLSGGEAQRLKLARALASDAKGTLFLIDEPSAGLHAEDVRHVMASLHALVDRGASVLVVDHDVSVMKGSDWIIDLGPRGGRDGGRLVAEGTPEDVAKVKGSATAAALRGEGKPLARTVKLRKPGKEAPPAIEVEHAREHNLQDVSCRIPLGKMTVVTGPSGSGKSSLVFDVVFAEGQRRFLETLTPYARQFLPTLPRPDVERISSIPPTVALEQRTSRAGATSTVATVTEVAHYLRLMYAKIGEPHCPNDDTPIGATTPAALFAQVTATKGDGQVLAPAVRARKGTYLDVFTAAARAGITQAIVDGALASTDDPPRLAKTKEHDIDLVMYEGKLAKLPREVFESSLNWGKGALKVRAGKAETLLSSERTCPKCGTAVPELDPRWFSFNTKQGRCESCEGTGVQGGAAAMAEGETAPCRTCGGSRLAPMPRAVRLEGARYHEVVQASVTSTLARVRTWKLKGDRALLGETARQEMLRRLEFLERVGLGYLSLDRNAATLSGGEMQRLRLSAQLGAGLTGALYVLDEPTIGLHPRDTHRLLDNLRALVDTGSTVLVVEHDSDTIRAADHLLDLGPTGGRGGGHILAEGPPDVVLESQSPTALALRAAQVRPPSGRGEPQAWVELKGARANNLQRVDLRLPVGRLNVVSGVSGSGKSTLIRQVLYPALRDRLGLVTSKPGAFDSLKGVESIKRVLSVDQSPIGRTPRSVPATFLGIWDELRRVFAATPEAKIRGFGPARFSFNTASGGRCKVCEGQGAISHEMSFLPDVVTPCEACNGARFDAATLEVRYHGLTVGDVLRLSADEAKDVFRSIPKVAAPLVCLADLGVGYLQLGQGSNTLSGGEAQRLKLAAELTATSRHEPTLYVLDEPTTGLHLGDVEKLITFLGRLVDRGDTLVVIEHHPSVIAAGDHVVELGPEGGEGGGRIVGEGTPREVAKLKTPTGRVLKTVFSTEEPKARVASRGR, encoded by the coding sequence ATGCACAAGACCCACCTCGTCGGCGCCCGCACCCACAACCTCAAGGATCTCTCCGTCGACCTGGCGGAGGGGGAGTTCGTCTGCATCACGGGCGTGTCCGGAGGCGGTAAATCCAGCCTCGCGCTGGACACCCTCTACGCGGAAGGCCAGCGCCGGTTCGTGGAGAGCTTCAGCCCGTATGCCCGGCAGTTCCTGGAGCGGCTGGAGCGGCCGCCCATGGTGGCGCTGGAGCCGGTGGCGGCGGGCGTGGCGGTGGACCGCCGCGCGCCGGTGAAGAGCTCGCGCTCCACGGTGGCGACGCTCGCGGACGTGGAGCCGTACCTGTCCGCGCTCTTCACCCGGGAAGCGATGCCGGTGTGCCCGGATTGTGGCCTGGAGGCGGTCCGCACCGACGCGCGCGTGGCCGCCCAGGCCGCCCTGCGCGAGCACCCGGACGCGACGGGCGTCTTCACCTTCCCCGTGCGCATCCCGGACACGTCCGCGTTCCTGGACGCGAGGGCCCGCCTGCTCAAGGACGGCTACCACCGCCTCATGGCGCAGGGCGAGGTGAAGGAGCTGGAGACGCTCAAGCCGGGGGAGGCCACCGACTCCGCGGGCGTGGCGCAGGTGGTGGTGGACCGGGTGAAGCTGTCGGACGCGAACCTGTCGCGCGTCACCCAGGCGCTGGAGGACGCGTGGGCGCGCGCGGACGGCGAGGCGCTGCTGCACCTGCAGGAGTCCGCGCCGAAGCGGCTGCGCCGGGGCCTGGTGTGTCCGAAGTGCGCGCGGGAGTTCGAGCCCGCGCGGCCGGGCCTCTTCAGCTACCAGAGCCCGGTGGGCGCGTGCGCGCCGTGTCGCGGCTTCGGGCGCACCATCGGCATCGACTGGGGGAAGGTGATCCCCAACCCGTCGCTGAGCCTGTCGGAGGGCGCCATCCGGCCGTGGTCCGGCCAGTCCACGAGCTGGGAGCGGGACATGCTCCAGCGCTGGTGCCGGCAGAAGGGCATCCCGCTGGACAAGCCGTGGGAGAAGCTCACCGCCGCGCAGCGGGAGTCGGTGCTGGAGGGCTCCGGGGGCTACGACGAGGGCCGCGCCTATCCGGGCGTGCGCGCGTGGTTCAAGTGGATGGAGGGGCGCACGTACAAGATGCACGTGCGCGTGCTGCTGGCCCGCTACCGCGCGTACACGCTCTGCGGGGACTGTCACGGCGCGCGGCTCAACGAGCAGGCCCGTGCGTGGCGCGTGGGCGGCCTGGACCTGCCGGGCTGGCACGGGCTGGAGCTGACAGAGGGCCTCACGCGCCTGGAGGCGTTGAAGACGCTCACGGGGCAGGGGGACCTGGCGCGGCGCGAGCTGGCCGGCCGCCTGCGCTACCTCCAGCGCGTGGGCCTGGGCTACCTCACGCTGGACCGCCCCGCGCGCACGCTGTCGGGGGGAGAAGCGCAGCGCGTGTCGCTCACCGCCGCGCTGGGCACGTCGCTCACGGGCGCGCTCTTCGTGCTGGACGAGCCCACCGTGGGCCTGCACCCGGGGGACGTGCCGCCGCTCACGGAGGCCATCGCGGAGCTGGCGGAGCGGGGCAACATCGCGCTGGTCATCGAGCATGATCCGCTGGTCATCCGCTCCGCGCACCGCGTGCTGGAGCTGGGCCCGGGCGCCGGCCGGCACGGCGGGGCGCTGTGCTTCGACGGCACCCCCGAGGCCCTGGCGAAGCGTCAGGACCTGCCCACCGGGAGGATGCTGGCGGGGGGCACTGAGGCGCCGCGCAAGCCGCGCGCCCGCACGGGCGAGCTGGTCATCCGCGAGGCGCGCGAGCACAACCTGAAGGACGTGTCCGTGCGCGTGCCGCTGGGCGTGCTGTGCGCCATCACCGGCCCCAGCGGCTCCGGCAAGAGCACGCTGATGGACGAGGTGCTCTACCGACACCTGGCGCGCGGCCTGGGCGTCAAGGACGTGGAGACCCCCGGCGACGTGGCGGCGGTGGAGGGCGGCGCGCAGGTGGAGGCCATCACCTTCGTGGACCAGTCCCCGCTGGGCCGCACGTCGCGCGGCAACGCGGCCACGTACACCAAGGCGTGGGACCGGCTGCGCGAGCGCTTCGCGTCGGAGCCCGAGGCGGAGGTGCGCGGCCTGACGTCCGCGCACTTCTCCTTCAACGTGGACAAGGGCCGCTGCGAGGCGTGCGCGGGCGAAGGCTACGAGACGGTGGAGATGCAGTTCCTCGCGGACGTCGCCCTCCTGTGCGCGGTGTGCCGGGGCCGGCGCTTCAAGGAGGAGGTGCTCGCCGTCCGGCACCACGGCTTCAGCGTGGCGCAGGTGCTGGAGATGACGCTGGATGAGGTGCTCCAGCACTTCGGCGACGACGCGGCGCTCAAGCGCACCCTGGGCCCGGCGCAGCGCCTGGGCCTGGGCTACCTGCCCCTGGGGCAGCCCCTGTCCACGCTGTCCGGCGGCGAGGCGCAGCGGCTGAAGCTGGCGCGCGCGCTGGCCAGCGACGCGAAGGGCACGCTGTTCCTCATCGACGAGCCGAGCGCCGGCCTCCACGCGGAGGACGTGCGCCACGTGATGGCGTCGCTGCACGCGCTGGTGGACCGGGGCGCGAGCGTGCTGGTGGTGGACCACGACGTGTCGGTGATGAAGGGCTCGGATTGGATCATCGACCTGGGGCCCAGGGGCGGTCGCGACGGCGGCCGGCTGGTGGCGGAGGGCACGCCCGAGGACGTCGCGAAGGTGAAGGGCAGCGCCACCGCCGCCGCGCTCCGGGGCGAGGGCAAGCCGCTGGCCCGCACGGTGAAGCTGCGCAAGCCGGGCAAGGAGGCTCCGCCCGCCATCGAGGTGGAGCACGCGCGCGAGCACAACCTCCAGGACGTGTCGTGCCGCATCCCCCTGGGGAAGATGACGGTGGTGACGGGGCCCAGCGGCTCCGGCAAGAGTTCGCTGGTGTTCGACGTCGTCTTCGCCGAAGGGCAGCGCCGCTTCCTGGAGACGCTGACGCCGTACGCGCGGCAGTTCCTGCCCACGCTGCCGCGCCCGGACGTGGAGCGGATCAGCAGCATCCCGCCCACCGTGGCGCTGGAACAGCGCACGTCCCGCGCGGGCGCCACCAGCACCGTGGCCACCGTCACGGAGGTGGCCCACTACCTGCGGCTCATGTACGCGAAGATTGGCGAGCCGCACTGCCCCAACGACGACACGCCCATTGGCGCCACCACGCCCGCGGCGCTCTTCGCGCAGGTGACCGCGACGAAGGGGGACGGGCAGGTGCTGGCGCCCGCGGTGCGCGCTCGCAAGGGCACGTATCTGGACGTCTTCACGGCGGCGGCGCGCGCGGGCATCACGCAGGCCATCGTGGACGGGGCGCTCGCGTCCACGGACGACCCGCCCCGGCTGGCGAAGACGAAGGAGCACGACATCGACCTCGTGATGTACGAGGGCAAGCTCGCGAAGCTGCCGCGCGAGGTGTTCGAGTCCTCGCTCAACTGGGGCAAGGGCGCGCTGAAGGTCCGCGCGGGCAAGGCGGAGACGCTCCTGTCCAGCGAGCGCACCTGCCCGAAGTGCGGCACCGCCGTGCCGGAGCTGGATCCGCGCTGGTTCTCCTTCAACACGAAGCAGGGCCGCTGCGAGTCGTGCGAAGGCACCGGCGTGCAGGGCGGCGCGGCGGCGATGGCGGAAGGGGAGACGGCCCCGTGCCGGACGTGCGGTGGCAGCCGGCTGGCGCCCATGCCGCGCGCGGTGCGGCTGGAGGGCGCTCGCTACCACGAGGTGGTGCAGGCGTCGGTGACGTCCACGCTCGCGCGCGTGCGCACCTGGAAGCTCAAGGGGGACCGGGCGCTGCTGGGCGAGACGGCCCGGCAGGAGATGCTGCGGCGGCTGGAGTTCCTGGAGCGCGTGGGCCTGGGCTACCTGTCCCTGGACCGCAACGCGGCCACGCTGTCCGGCGGAGAGATGCAGCGGCTGCGGCTGTCCGCGCAGCTTGGCGCGGGCCTCACCGGCGCGCTGTACGTGCTGGATGAGCCGACCATCGGGCTGCACCCGCGCGACACGCACCGGCTGCTCGACAACCTGCGCGCGCTGGTGGACACGGGCTCCACGGTGCTGGTGGTGGAGCATGACTCGGACACCATCCGCGCGGCGGATCACCTGCTGGACCTGGGGCCCACGGGCGGGCGGGGCGGCGGCCACATCCTGGCCGAGGGCCCTCCGGACGTGGTGCTGGAGTCGCAGTCGCCCACCGCGCTCGCGCTCCGGGCCGCGCAGGTGCGGCCTCCCTCCGGGCGCGGCGAGCCCCAGGCGTGGGTGGAGCTGAAGGGCGCGCGCGCGAACAACCTCCAGCGCGTGGACCTGCGGCTGCCGGTGGGGCGGCTCAACGTCGTCTCCGGCGTGTCGGGCTCCGGCAAGAGCACGCTCATCCGTCAGGTGCTCTACCCGGCGCTGCGCGACAGGCTGGGGCTGGTGACGTCGAAGCCCGGCGCGTTCGATTCGCTGAAGGGCGTGGAGTCCATCAAGCGGGTGCTGTCGGTGGACCAGTCGCCCATCGGCCGCACGCCGCGCTCCGTGCCGGCCACGTTCCTGGGCATCTGGGACGAGCTGCGCCGCGTGTTCGCGGCCACGCCCGAGGCGAAGATTCGCGGCTTCGGGCCCGCGCGCTTCTCCTTCAACACGGCCAGCGGCGGCCGCTGCAAGGTGTGCGAAGGGCAGGGCGCCATCTCCCATGAGATGTCCTTCCTGCCGGACGTCGTCACGCCGTGCGAGGCCTGCAACGGGGCGCGCTTCGACGCCGCCACGCTGGAGGTGCGCTACCACGGCCTCACCGTGGGCGACGTGCTCCGCCTGTCCGCGGACGAGGCCAAGGACGTGTTCCGCTCCATCCCGAAGGTGGCCGCGCCGCTGGTGTGCCTGGCGGACCTGGGCGTGGGCTACCTGCAGCTGGGGCAGGGCTCCAACACGCTGTCCGGTGGCGAGGCGCAGCGGCTGAAGCTGGCCGCGGAGCTGACGGCCACGTCCCGCCACGAGCCCACGCTGTACGTGCTGGATGAACCCACCACGGGCCTGCACCTGGGCGACGTGGAGAAGCTCATCACCTTCCTGGGTCGGCTGGTGGACCGGGGCGACACGCTGGTCGTCATCGAGCACCACCCGTCCGTCATCGCCGCGGGCGACCACGTCGTGGAGCTGGGGCCGGAGGGCGGCGAGGGCGGTGGCCGCATCGTGGGCGAGGGCACGCCCCGCGAGGTGGCGAAGCTCAAGACGCCCACGGGCCGGGTGCTGAAGACGGTTTTTTCCACTGAAGAACCCAAGGCCCGTGTGGCTTCGCGGGGACGGTGA
- a CDS encoding YcaO-like family protein, producing the protein MLPARTDPDDAAFRTSLATALGVTRVARVTGLDRTGVEVACAVRPGGHVLQVCNGKGLTFEDAARGALLETAELWAAETVRPERLRWGTREELERTGDPVWGVESLGSAGQVAVPRLAGPAVRLAWCEARDARGDRPVWVPAQGVFCPPSGTVELGPVSVGWTTNGSGAHPDSERALLHALLEATERDQLSRALPEGWTEAGVVKRMVRPESLRDGAPRTAALCEALHARGFRVHLFDVTPAPRGHGGRGAVGLPVAAAVLVDAEEGPVPLTAGYACALERDEALLKALLEAAQSRLTDIHGAREDVEAADRDAALGFAQALAEVRPRHLAQAMPEVDSRSTRTVAARVRTVLTRLERAGFARVAALALDAPLPGLHVWKVVVPGMRVSELL; encoded by the coding sequence GTGTTGCCTGCCAGGACCGACCCAGACGATGCCGCCTTCCGTACGTCCCTCGCCACCGCCCTGGGGGTGACGCGGGTGGCGCGCGTCACCGGCCTGGACCGCACGGGCGTGGAGGTGGCCTGCGCGGTGCGGCCCGGGGGCCACGTCCTCCAGGTCTGCAACGGCAAGGGGCTCACCTTCGAGGACGCGGCCCGGGGCGCGCTCCTGGAGACCGCGGAGCTGTGGGCGGCGGAGACGGTGCGCCCGGAGCGGCTGCGCTGGGGCACCCGGGAGGAGCTGGAGCGGACGGGCGACCCCGTCTGGGGCGTGGAGTCCCTGGGGTCCGCGGGGCAGGTGGCGGTACCCAGGCTCGCGGGGCCGGCCGTGCGGCTGGCGTGGTGCGAGGCGAGGGACGCGCGCGGCGACCGGCCCGTCTGGGTGCCCGCGCAGGGGGTGTTCTGCCCGCCCTCGGGGACGGTGGAGCTGGGGCCCGTGTCGGTGGGCTGGACGACGAACGGTTCGGGGGCGCACCCGGACTCCGAGCGCGCCCTGCTGCACGCGCTGCTGGAGGCCACCGAGCGCGACCAGCTCTCGCGCGCGCTGCCGGAGGGGTGGACGGAGGCCGGCGTGGTGAAGCGGATGGTGCGCCCGGAGAGCCTGCGGGACGGGGCGCCGCGCACGGCCGCCCTGTGCGAAGCGCTGCACGCGCGCGGGTTTCGCGTCCACCTCTTCGACGTGACGCCCGCGCCCCGTGGGCATGGTGGTCGCGGGGCGGTGGGGCTGCCGGTGGCGGCCGCGGTGCTGGTGGACGCGGAGGAGGGGCCGGTGCCGCTCACGGCGGGCTATGCGTGCGCGCTGGAGCGGGACGAAGCGCTGCTCAAGGCCCTGCTGGAGGCCGCGCAGTCGCGGCTGACGGACATCCACGGCGCGCGCGAGGACGTGGAGGCCGCGGACCGCGACGCGGCGCTGGGGTTCGCCCAGGCGCTGGCGGAGGTGCGGCCCCGGCACCTCGCGCAGGCGATGCCGGAGGTGGACAGCCGGAGCACGCGCACGGTGGCGGCGCGGGTGCGCACGGTGCTGACGCGCCTGGAGCGCGCGGGCTTCGCGCGGGTGGCGGCGCTGGCGTTGGACGCGCCGCTGCCGGGACTGCACGTATGGAAGGTCGTGGTGCCGGGCATGCGCGTATCGGAGCTCCTGTGA
- a CDS encoding DUF4136 domain-containing protein: MRLLSRVVPVLVGLGLASCAGVDVGTSYDPAAVERIEGFRTYAWLSQPQKSQDSRINNAITDAQVKEAVDRDLQERGYRKVEANPDFLIGWQGAIDTRLSEESVDSYYGYPWDPFWGSFYGPYGGGQTYLRQYDVGTLILDVVDAKQKTLVWRGTAQTDLGDSPSIQSTGNKLDDGVKKMLERFPPKPEKPD, translated from the coding sequence ATGCGCCTGCTGTCCCGTGTCGTTCCCGTGCTCGTGGGGCTGGGGCTCGCGTCCTGTGCCGGCGTCGATGTCGGCACCAGCTACGACCCCGCGGCGGTGGAGCGGATTGAGGGCTTCCGCACCTATGCGTGGCTGTCTCAACCCCAGAAGAGCCAGGACTCGCGCATCAACAACGCCATCACCGACGCCCAGGTGAAGGAGGCGGTGGACCGCGACCTCCAGGAGCGGGGCTACCGGAAGGTGGAGGCGAACCCGGACTTCCTCATCGGGTGGCAGGGCGCCATCGACACGCGGCTGTCCGAGGAGTCGGTGGACAGCTACTACGGCTACCCGTGGGATCCGTTCTGGGGTTCGTTCTACGGGCCCTACGGAGGGGGACAGACGTACCTGCGCCAGTACGACGTGGGCACGCTCATCCTCGACGTGGTGGACGCGAAGCAGAAGACGCTCGTGTGGCGCGGCACGGCCCAGACGGACCTGGGTGACAGCCCGAGCATCCAGAGCACCGGCAACAAGCTCGACGACGGGGTGAAGAAGATGCTGGAGCGCTTCCCGCCCAAGCCCGAGAAGCCAGACTAG
- a CDS encoding glutathione peroxidase yields MRTPLLFTVATVLCLSTAASAADTKAEKKAPMSFHQLSANRLDGKPEKLSDFQGKVALVVNTASECGYTPQYKGLEALHQGYKDKGVVVLGFPSNDFGGQEPGTSQEIAKFCELRFKVTFPMFEKVKTKGEGQSPVYAFLAKDHGEPKWNFHKYVVGKDGQVKAVFPSSVTPDSPELKAALDKALAEK; encoded by the coding sequence ATGCGAACCCCACTGCTGTTCACCGTCGCGACGGTGCTCTGCCTCTCCACGGCGGCTTCCGCCGCGGACACGAAGGCGGAGAAGAAAGCCCCCATGTCCTTCCATCAGCTCTCCGCCAACCGGCTGGACGGCAAGCCCGAGAAGCTGTCGGACTTCCAGGGCAAGGTCGCCCTCGTCGTGAACACCGCGTCCGAGTGTGGCTACACGCCGCAGTACAAGGGCCTGGAGGCGCTGCACCAGGGCTACAAGGACAAGGGCGTCGTCGTCCTGGGCTTCCCGTCCAACGACTTCGGCGGGCAGGAGCCGGGCACGTCGCAGGAGATCGCGAAGTTCTGCGAGCTGCGCTTCAAGGTCACCTTCCCCATGTTCGAGAAGGTGAAGACGAAGGGCGAGGGCCAGTCCCCCGTCTACGCCTTCCTCGCCAAGGACCACGGCGAGCCCAAGTGGAACTTCCACAAGTACGTGGTGGGCAAGGACGGCCAGGTGAAGGCCGTCTTCCCCAGCAGCGTCACGCCGGACAGCCCGGAGCTGAAGGCCGCGCTCGACAAGGCGCTCGCGGAGAAGTGA
- a CDS encoding peroxiredoxin has protein sequence MISVGELAPDFVATDCHGQDVRLSGLRGRRVVLFFFPRAFTVGCTIENRAFRDNHERIRALGAELVGVSVDTLSTQCDFAEQEGIHFALLGDDERRISRSWGVLWPLLNVDRRVTFIIGADGTVEHVIQHEVRVYRHLDDVLKYLQANPLPGGPSAAA, from the coding sequence ATGATTTCCGTCGGAGAACTCGCGCCAGACTTCGTCGCGACCGACTGCCACGGCCAGGACGTGCGGCTGTCGGGGCTGCGCGGACGGCGGGTGGTGCTCTTCTTCTTCCCCCGCGCCTTCACGGTGGGCTGCACCATCGAGAACCGGGCGTTCCGGGACAACCACGAGCGGATCCGCGCGCTGGGCGCGGAGCTGGTCGGCGTCTCCGTGGACACCCTCAGCACCCAGTGCGACTTCGCCGAACAGGAGGGCATCCACTTCGCCCTGCTGGGGGACGACGAGCGGCGGATCAGCCGCTCCTGGGGCGTGCTGTGGCCCCTGCTCAACGTGGACCGGCGCGTCACGTTCATCATCGGCGCGGATGGCACCGTCGAGCACGTCATCCAACACGAGGTGCGCGTCTACCGGCACCTGGACGACGTGCTGAAGTACCTCCAGGCGAATCCCCTCCCTGGCGGCCCCAGCGCGGCGGCCTGA